ACCTGCTTCGCAGGCTGCGTCGCTGCGCTCCTTGGCCCTTCGGGCTGCGGGTGAGCTCAGGCGTTGGGCGACAGAAAGCCAACTTCATCCCTAACTCCCTGCGTAGCTAAACAGGCCTCCCTAAACAGCACCTTCTAACAGGTGCTATCATCAGGTCGTCAAATTCTGATCAGGAAGCAGCATGGCCATCAAGTTCTCAGAAGACGTGGTTCCTCTCACAGACCTGAAGGTCAACCCCGGCAAGGTCGTCAAGCACGTTGCCAAGGCCCACCGTCCAACCTTACTTACCAGTCGCGGCCGCGGGGTGGCTGTTGTGCAGTCCGTTGGCGATTTTGAGGCGGCGGAGGAAGAGCGCGCCTTTATGCGTGCCGTAGTGGCAGGGCTCAACGACCTTGAATCAGGCAATGAGGTCTCCTTGAAGGAAGCAAGAACACGGTTAGGGCTATAGGCTGGTGGAAAAGGATTCCGTCACGTTCGCTGAGTCCGCCGTTCGGGATCTTGAGGAAATTCAGACTTGGTATGAAGGTGAGTTGGTGCCGGAGGTCGGTCGGCGGTTGGTGTCGGAAATCTTTGAACGAGTCGAAGCCGTTCACGACAATCCAGACATGGGCAGA
The Abyssibacter profundi genome window above contains:
- a CDS encoding type II toxin-antitoxin system Phd/YefM family antitoxin, translating into MAIKFSEDVVPLTDLKVNPGKVVKHVAKAHRPTLLTSRGRGVAVVQSVGDFEAAEEERAFMRAVVAGLNDLESGNEVSLKEARTRLGL
- a CDS encoding type II toxin-antitoxin system RelE/ParE family toxin — encoded protein: MEKDSVTFAESAVRDLEEIQTWYEGELVPEVGRRLVSEIFERVEAVHDNPDMGRIVPEFGQKYLRELIHPPFRIVCKCEAKKVRVVRVWRSERLLKLPGEADE